A single region of the Xylanibacillus composti genome encodes:
- a CDS encoding thiamine pyrophosphate-dependent enzyme, with translation MAIEIQKDSRLGKVEQRIVYESGNEMAAYAAHQINYHIMGYFPISPSTEVAQFLDLMKANGQHDIKLIPADGEHGSAGICYGASTAGGRVFNATSANGYLYMLEQMPVQSGTRFPMVMNLVCRSVSGPLDIHGDHSDLYYALNTGWPILMSRDPQAVYDMNIMALKLAEDPEVRLPVLVTQDGYFTSHQKRRVMTISKREDVLKFIGEKPPQGFPDTLDRNNPITVGPYMNEPDYINNCYQQSMAMYKAEEVYDRIRKEYAELTGRDYPILDLYRMEDAEVAVFLMNSASEIIKDVVDQLREKGIKAGSIAPNMIRPFPAKAIAEALKHVKAITVGDRADSYGGHGGNMVNEIKAALYTHNVKSPLVISRVYGLGGKDFYAEDGHALFELAIDAMNKGYVEKPFDYHGHTPGDPAKKPQRVLEPMKYEDLKTGLITVTPDEETGKLKVKIPPLRALTKKPKRIAPGHGACPGCGIFSGLELFFKGIEGDIVALFHTGCAMVVTTGYPYSAHKATYIHNLFQNGAATLSGVVEMFWQRKARGELDHLGLQDDFTFVMITGDGGMDIGMGPAIGAALRNHKMIILEYDNEGYMNTGAQLSYSTPMGHRTSTSNVGKFQGGKVFHHKDTAQIMAATNISYVFTGSESNPQDLLKKAAKAQWYAQNVGLVYGKILITCPLNWLSDDKEGTSIVNAAVDSCFFPLYEIEQGVTTITYNPEEKGKRIPLSEWLKMMGKTKHLGKPEYEETLKAFQAEVDRRWTQLKAKHEHPAL, from the coding sequence ATGGCAATTGAGATTCAGAAGGACAGCCGCTTAGGCAAGGTAGAACAGCGGATCGTATACGAATCGGGCAATGAAATGGCGGCATACGCAGCCCATCAGATCAATTATCACATTATGGGTTATTTTCCGATTTCTCCGTCAACGGAAGTTGCGCAATTTCTGGATTTGATGAAAGCGAACGGCCAGCATGACATCAAGCTTATTCCGGCGGACGGCGAGCATGGCTCCGCAGGCATCTGCTACGGCGCTTCCACGGCAGGAGGCCGTGTGTTCAACGCAACAAGCGCGAACGGCTATCTGTACATGCTGGAGCAAATGCCGGTACAATCGGGAACCCGCTTCCCCATGGTCATGAATTTGGTGTGCCGCTCTGTCTCCGGTCCGCTCGATATTCATGGCGATCATTCGGACCTGTATTACGCTTTGAACACGGGATGGCCTATTCTGATGAGCCGCGACCCGCAAGCGGTCTATGACATGAATATCATGGCGCTGAAACTGGCGGAGGATCCGGAAGTCCGCTTGCCGGTGCTGGTTACCCAGGACGGCTACTTCACTTCACACCAGAAGCGTCGCGTTATGACAATTTCCAAGCGCGAAGATGTGCTGAAGTTCATTGGCGAGAAGCCGCCGCAAGGCTTCCCAGACACGCTGGACCGCAACAACCCGATTACGGTTGGTCCATACATGAATGAACCGGACTATATTAATAACTGTTATCAGCAATCGATGGCGATGTATAAGGCGGAGGAAGTTTACGATCGTATTCGCAAGGAGTATGCGGAATTGACCGGACGCGACTATCCGATCCTCGACCTGTATCGGATGGAGGATGCCGAGGTAGCGGTCTTCTTGATGAACTCCGCATCAGAGATCATTAAGGATGTCGTGGATCAGCTTCGCGAGAAGGGCATCAAGGCTGGCTCGATCGCGCCGAATATGATTCGGCCTTTCCCGGCGAAGGCGATTGCCGAAGCATTGAAACATGTCAAAGCGATCACCGTTGGGGACCGAGCCGATTCCTATGGCGGACATGGCGGCAACATGGTGAATGAAATCAAAGCCGCGTTATATACCCATAACGTAAAGTCGCCGCTTGTGATTAGCCGGGTGTATGGGCTTGGCGGCAAAGATTTCTATGCGGAAGACGGCCATGCATTGTTTGAGCTGGCAATCGATGCAATGAACAAGGGCTACGTAGAGAAGCCGTTCGACTACCACGGCCACACGCCAGGCGATCCTGCGAAGAAGCCGCAGCGCGTGCTGGAGCCAATGAAATACGAAGACTTGAAAACTGGCTTGATTACGGTAACTCCAGATGAAGAAACCGGCAAGCTGAAGGTCAAGATTCCGCCGCTCCGGGCGCTGACGAAGAAGCCGAAGCGGATTGCCCCAGGGCACGGAGCCTGCCCGGGATGCGGTATTTTCTCCGGATTGGAGCTGTTTTTCAAGGGCATTGAGGGCGACATTGTCGCATTGTTCCACACGGGCTGCGCGATGGTTGTCACCACCGGCTATCCTTACTCCGCGCATAAGGCAACTTATATTCATAACTTGTTCCAGAACGGCGCAGCGACGCTTTCCGGTGTCGTAGAGATGTTCTGGCAGCGCAAGGCGCGGGGCGAGCTGGATCATCTTGGCCTGCAGGATGATTTCACCTTTGTTATGATTACCGGCGATGGCGGCATGGACATCGGAATGGGTCCGGCTATCGGCGCAGCGCTCCGCAATCACAAAATGATTATTCTGGAATACGACAATGAAGGCTACATGAACACAGGCGCACAGCTTTCCTATTCCACGCCAATGGGACACAGGACGTCTACGTCCAATGTGGGCAAGTTCCAGGGTGGAAAGGTATTCCATCATAAGGACACTGCGCAAATTATGGCAGCGACCAACATTTCGTACGTATTTACCGGTTCGGAATCGAATCCTCAGGACTTGCTGAAGAAAGCGGCGAAAGCGCAATGGTATGCGCAAAACGTCGGTCTTGTCTATGGCAAAATCCTGATTACGTGTCCGCTTAACTGGTTGTCCGATGACAAAGAAGGGACCTCGATTGTAAATGCAGCCGTGGATTCCTGCTTCTTCCCGCTGTATGAGATTGAGCAAGGGGTAACAACAATCACCTATAATCCGGAAGAGAAGGGCAAGCGCATTCCGCTTTCCGAATGGCTGAAGATGATGGGCAAGACGAAGCATCTTGGCAAGCCGGAGTATGAAGAAACGTTGAAAGCATTCCAGGCAGAAGTGGACCGCAGATGGACACAACTGAAAGCCAAACACGAACACCCTGCCTTGTAA
- a CDS encoding aspartyl-phosphate phosphatase Spo0E family protein yields MRPSYATRNSKALKEEIESLRQELVRSVHTNGSFVHEQVLHISQQLDKLIFELQRHKQKKTN; encoded by the coding sequence ATGAGACCTTCCTATGCAACAAGAAACAGCAAGGCACTAAAAGAAGAAATTGAGAGCTTGCGGCAAGAGCTGGTCCGGTCCGTTCATACGAACGGCAGTTTTGTACATGAACAAGTGCTGCACATCAGCCAGCAGCTGGACAAGCTGATTTTCGAGTTGCAAAGACATAAACAGAAAAAAACTAACTAA